One Akkermansiaceae bacterium genomic region harbors:
- the trpD gene encoding anthranilate phosphoribosyltransferase yields MDALIEHVEDGRELSSREIDVAVEMLLSDSVSDAKKARFLKGLTVKGETATELAGFVEAFLEHAVDPGVSEMEFDGPTIDVCGTGGDKLNLFNVSTTSMFVIAAGGAVVVKHGNRGITSKSGGADVLEALGVKLELQPKDFRRCLEVAGVGFLFAPLYHPAFKSVVGVRKMLAAEGVRTIFNLIGPLLNPARPECQLVGVCDPDMDSVFADILQRLGRDSAWVVHGSTADGGPVDEVSLLGSTRVCKSGRYQELVDEEVSPEDFGMSVCDVADLEGGDAGVNAKILTDILSGKETGPKREMVLLNAGAGLACAGLADTMGQGVSLAAELIDSGQALEKLHRLQEVSKSVGD; encoded by the coding sequence ATGGACGCATTGATCGAACATGTAGAAGATGGCAGGGAGCTAAGCTCGCGGGAGATAGATGTAGCCGTGGAGATGCTGCTGAGTGACAGTGTCAGCGATGCCAAAAAAGCGCGTTTCCTGAAAGGGCTAACAGTTAAAGGCGAAACCGCGACGGAGTTGGCCGGGTTTGTGGAAGCATTCCTGGAACATGCCGTTGATCCGGGTGTCTCGGAAATGGAGTTTGACGGGCCTACGATTGATGTCTGTGGCACGGGTGGTGACAAACTGAACCTGTTTAATGTTTCCACGACCAGTATGTTTGTCATCGCGGCTGGAGGAGCAGTGGTAGTGAAACATGGAAACCGGGGGATTACTTCGAAAAGCGGTGGTGCCGATGTGTTGGAAGCTCTGGGGGTCAAGCTTGAGCTTCAGCCAAAGGATTTTCGCCGTTGTTTGGAAGTGGCGGGCGTTGGTTTTCTCTTTGCTCCGCTCTATCACCCTGCGTTCAAGTCGGTTGTGGGTGTAAGGAAAATGCTTGCCGCCGAGGGCGTGCGGACGATCTTCAATTTGATCGGGCCTCTCTTGAACCCCGCGCGGCCTGAATGCCAGCTTGTCGGTGTCTGTGATCCGGATATGGATTCGGTGTTCGCTGATATTCTGCAACGTCTTGGCCGCGACAGCGCCTGGGTCGTGCATGGCTCGACGGCTGACGGGGGACCTGTCGATGAAGTGAGTTTGTTAGGCTCAACCCGGGTTTGTAAATCGGGACGTTATCAGGAGTTGGTCGACGAAGAAGTGTCTCCCGAGGATTTTGGTATGTCCGTATGCGACGTTGCCGATTTGGAAGGTGGTGATGCCGGGGTGAACGCAAAAATCCTCACCGATATTCTCAGTGGAAAAGAGACGGGCCCGAAACGCGAGATGGTGTTGCTCAATGCCGGTGCTGGTCTGGCCTGCGCAGGATTGGCCGATACGATGGGGCAGGGGGTGTCACTTGCCGCGGAACTAATTGATTCAGGGCAGGCATTGGAAAAATTACACCGTCTCCAGGAAGTCTCGAAATCGGTGGGTGATTAG
- a CDS encoding DUF433 domain-containing protein has translation MVTLDHSPVHSDPGILGGALVFRGTRVKAQTLLDQIKEAIETSSTGCYIPIK, from the coding sequence ATGGTCACATTAGATCACAGTCCAGTCCACTCAGATCCTGGAATTCTCGGAGGGGCGCTTGTTTTCCGAGGGACAAGAGTCAAAGCCCAAACTTTGCTCGATCAGATTAAAGAAGCTATAGAAACCTCGTCAACGGGTTGCTATATCCCAATAAAATAA
- a CDS encoding glucose-6-phosphate isomerase, producing the protein MSTPATPANWKTYQDSLTRYPELGFSIDTSRMDIPANYADSLSSEITRAFDGIKAIEAGEVMNPDEGRMVGHYWLRNAELAPNGEIKKQITQPIADLKEFALKVRRGDITTPKGARFENLLVIGIGGSALGPQFIYEALGADSPLKTFFFDNTDPAGIDTTLSEIISGTHGGLGKTLSLVVSKSGGTPETRNGMLEAQSAYESTGLDFGPHAVAITGEGSQLYKFAANHGFLATFPMEDWVGGRTSVMSTVGLVPAALQGIDIDALLDGAKAMDERTRVPSTTDNAAMQLALAWHHAGNGKGEKDMVVLPYKDSLVLFSKYLQQLVMESLGKEKDLDGNTVHQGIAVYGNKGSTDQHAYVQQLRDGVANFFATFIEVRKGRTGESVEVDPGTIAADYLQGFMRGTRTALYESGRKSITLSIEEVNARTIGALIALFERAVSIYALLVNINAYHQPGVEAGKKAAGIFLDLLQQVKAALTPDDLTADKIAASIGADPEDVYHCLNHLAANGAASLTQGNSPAEDTFCSLVK; encoded by the coding sequence ATGTCCACACCAGCAACACCCGCTAATTGGAAAACGTACCAAGACTCTCTCACCCGCTACCCTGAGCTCGGGTTCTCCATCGACACTTCACGGATGGATATCCCCGCCAACTACGCGGATTCACTTTCAAGCGAGATCACCCGTGCCTTCGACGGCATCAAGGCCATCGAGGCGGGCGAGGTCATGAACCCGGATGAAGGGCGCATGGTCGGCCACTACTGGCTGCGCAACGCTGAGCTCGCGCCTAACGGGGAAATCAAAAAACAAATCACCCAGCCCATCGCTGACCTCAAGGAGTTTGCCCTCAAGGTGCGCCGTGGTGACATCACCACCCCGAAAGGTGCCCGCTTTGAAAACCTGCTGGTCATCGGCATCGGCGGCTCGGCCCTCGGCCCCCAGTTCATCTACGAGGCCCTCGGCGCCGACAGCCCGCTGAAAACATTTTTCTTCGATAACACCGATCCCGCCGGTATCGACACCACGCTTTCCGAAATCATCAGCGGCACCCATGGCGGGCTTGGCAAGACCTTGTCACTGGTCGTATCCAAATCCGGCGGCACACCGGAGACTCGTAACGGGATGCTGGAAGCGCAATCAGCCTATGAATCCACCGGCCTTGATTTCGGTCCACACGCCGTTGCCATCACCGGCGAGGGCTCCCAGCTGTACAAATTCGCGGCTAACCATGGCTTCCTCGCCACCTTCCCGATGGAGGACTGGGTAGGCGGTCGCACTTCGGTCATGTCCACGGTCGGCCTCGTCCCGGCAGCACTCCAAGGGATCGATATTGATGCTCTGCTCGATGGTGCCAAGGCCATGGACGAGCGCACCCGCGTCCCCAGCACCACAGATAACGCAGCCATGCAGCTCGCTCTCGCCTGGCATCACGCCGGCAACGGCAAGGGTGAAAAAGACATGGTCGTCCTTCCCTACAAGGACTCACTGGTGCTCTTTTCCAAATATCTCCAGCAGCTTGTGATGGAGTCATTAGGAAAGGAAAAGGATCTCGACGGCAACACCGTCCATCAGGGCATCGCCGTTTATGGTAACAAAGGCTCCACCGACCAACATGCCTATGTGCAGCAGCTGCGCGACGGGGTCGCCAATTTCTTTGCCACCTTCATCGAAGTCAGAAAAGGACGCACCGGCGAAAGCGTCGAAGTCGACCCCGGCACCATCGCTGCCGATTACCTCCAGGGGTTTATGCGCGGTACCCGGACTGCCCTCTATGAAAGTGGCCGCAAGTCCATCACCCTTTCCATCGAGGAAGTCAACGCCCGCACCATCGGTGCGCTGATCGCCCTGTTCGAGCGCGCCGTCTCCATCTACGCCCTCCTGGTCAACATCAACGCCTACCACCAGCCCGGTGTGGAAGCGGGTAAAAAGGCCGCCGGTATCTTCCTCGACCTCCTGCAGCAAGTGAAGGCCGCCCTCACTCCGGACGACTTGACAGCCGATAAAATTGCAGCAAGCATAGGAGCTGATCCTGAGGACGTCTACCACTGCCTCAATCACCTCGCCGCCAATGGTGCAGCCAGCCTTACCCAGGGCAACTCCCCGGCAGAAGACACCTTCTGCTCCCTCGTTAAATAG
- the aqpZ gene encoding aquaporin Z: MIMIKKLAAELMGTFWLVLGGCGSAVLAAYFLDKPGGVNLGIGFVGVALAFGLTVMTMAYAIGHISGCHLNPAVSVGLWLGGRFPATHLLPYVVAQVVGGIAGAGVLFLIASGKTGFEAAGFASNGFEKLSPGGYGMGAVFLCEVVMTFMFLMIILGATAKKAPAGFAPIAIGLGLTLIHLISIPVSNTSVNPARSLASALFSTEGHLSQVWLFWAAPILGAALAGIVYKWLGSED; encoded by the coding sequence TTGATCATGATTAAAAAATTAGCAGCTGAATTGATGGGCACCTTCTGGCTGGTGCTGGGCGGGTGTGGAAGCGCGGTACTTGCCGCCTATTTCCTCGACAAGCCGGGGGGAGTCAACCTCGGCATCGGCTTTGTCGGTGTGGCCTTGGCCTTCGGGTTGACCGTGATGACCATGGCGTATGCGATCGGTCATATTTCCGGTTGTCACCTGAATCCAGCGGTATCCGTGGGACTCTGGCTGGGTGGACGGTTTCCAGCCACTCACCTGTTACCCTATGTGGTCGCCCAGGTGGTCGGTGGTATTGCCGGGGCGGGAGTTCTTTTTCTCATTGCTTCAGGAAAAACAGGCTTCGAGGCAGCCGGATTTGCGTCGAACGGCTTTGAAAAGCTGTCACCGGGTGGATACGGCATGGGGGCTGTCTTCCTCTGCGAGGTAGTCATGACCTTCATGTTCCTGATGATCATTCTCGGTGCCACTGCCAAAAAGGCACCGGCGGGCTTTGCCCCGATCGCCATTGGCCTCGGGCTCACCCTCATCCACCTGATCAGTATTCCAGTTTCCAACACCTCGGTAAACCCGGCCCGGAGTCTGGCCTCGGCGCTGTTTTCGACAGAAGGGCACCTGTCCCAGGTCTGGCTTTTCTGGGCTGCTCCCATTCTTGGTGCGGCGCTGGCTGGCATCGTCTACAAATGGCTCGGTAGCGAAGACTGA
- a CDS encoding LOG family protein — MSPHVKPTKIPQERDFTGGMIHSKSCAFIGSTGEKVLDDRIMELADEIAEGKESCLLAEMLISAVRISRGAVTEGDFKMMNRALKEMRIANEVFYPYRNCRKVSVFGSARTDPEEPEYKAAVEFSSKMRDAGFMTITGAGPGIMAAGNEGAGREDSFGLNITLPFEAAANAFIAGDEKLVDFNFFFTRKLSFVKEGDAVAAFPGGFGTMDEIFETLTLIQTGKVAIYPLVLVDAKGGTYWKFWQQFVIEHLSRLRLISDSDFALYKVTDDVDEAVEEVTRFYSNFHSYRYVGDRLVIRMQKELKEGHINKLRRDFGDILKSGDFIQGAPLPAEEDEPQLDALPRLIFRHRRRNFGRLRQLIDAINS, encoded by the coding sequence ATGAGCCCGCACGTTAAACCCACCAAGATTCCGCAGGAAAGAGATTTTACCGGCGGGATGATCCATTCCAAGTCGTGTGCATTTATCGGCTCCACCGGAGAAAAGGTGCTCGACGACCGGATCATGGAATTGGCGGATGAAATAGCGGAGGGCAAGGAGAGCTGCCTCCTGGCTGAAATGCTGATTTCGGCGGTTCGGATTTCCCGGGGAGCCGTGACCGAGGGCGATTTCAAGATGATGAACCGCGCGTTGAAGGAAATGCGGATCGCGAACGAGGTTTTTTACCCCTATCGTAACTGTCGCAAGGTCTCGGTTTTTGGTTCCGCAAGAACGGACCCCGAGGAGCCGGAGTATAAAGCGGCGGTCGAGTTCTCATCCAAAATGCGTGATGCCGGGTTTATGACCATCACGGGTGCGGGCCCGGGTATCATGGCGGCGGGTAACGAAGGCGCTGGAAGAGAGGACAGCTTCGGGCTGAATATCACTTTGCCTTTTGAAGCCGCCGCCAATGCGTTCATCGCCGGTGACGAGAAACTGGTCGATTTTAACTTCTTTTTCACCCGCAAGCTATCATTTGTCAAAGAGGGCGATGCAGTGGCCGCTTTCCCTGGTGGATTTGGTACGATGGATGAAATTTTCGAAACACTAACACTTATACAAACAGGGAAGGTGGCTATCTATCCGTTAGTGCTGGTGGATGCCAAGGGAGGGACTTATTGGAAGTTCTGGCAGCAATTTGTGATCGAGCATCTCAGCCGACTTAGATTGATTTCTGATAGTGATTTTGCACTCTACAAAGTCACCGACGATGTAGATGAAGCGGTAGAAGAGGTGACCCGCTTTTATTCGAATTTTCATTCCTACCGCTACGTCGGTGACAGGCTTGTCATCCGGATGCAGAAGGAACTGAAAGAAGGGCATATCAACAAACTGAGGAGGGATTTTGGCGATATTTTGAAAAGTGGTGATTTTATACAAGGTGCCCCGCTTCCCGCTGAGGAAGACGAACCTCAGCTCGACGCACTTCCACGCCTCATTTTCCGCCATCGTCGCCGGAATTTCGGTAGGCTCCGCCAGTTGATTGATGCGATCAATAGTTGA
- the gdhA gene encoding NADP-specific glutamate dehydrogenase — protein MNNILQLVQDKDPAQPEFHQAVAEVVNSIQPVLDRNPSFGREAILERIVEPERVIQFRVPWADDTGQVRVNRGFRIEMNSALGPYKGGLRFHPSVNLGILKFLAFEQVFKNALTTLAMGGGKGGSDFDPKGKSDQEVMRFCQSFMTELQRHIGPNTDVPAGDIGVGAREIGYMFGTYKRIRNEFTGVLTGKSLNWGGSLIRPEATGYGAVYFAAEMLAVRDETLEGKRCLVSGSGNVAQYAMEKLLDLGAIPVTCSDSGGCIYDEEGITREKLTYIMELKNIRRGRISEFTEEYPQAIYTPADPGLDHNPLWSFPADCAFPCATQNELNAVDAQKMVGNGVCLVSEGANMPTEPEGIKIFREHKILYAPGKAANAGGVAVSGLEMAQNSMRLSWPREEVDTRLQQIMKNIHSNCYETAERYGMPGNYEVGANIAGFLKVVNAMIDQGVV, from the coding sequence ATGAACAATATACTTCAATTAGTCCAAGATAAGGATCCTGCTCAACCGGAATTTCATCAAGCCGTCGCCGAGGTTGTGAACTCGATTCAACCGGTTCTCGACCGCAATCCGTCCTTTGGGAGGGAAGCAATTTTAGAGCGTATTGTGGAGCCTGAGCGAGTGATCCAGTTCCGTGTGCCGTGGGCTGACGACACCGGTCAGGTGCGGGTCAACCGCGGTTTCCGTATCGAGATGAATAGTGCCCTGGGTCCCTATAAAGGAGGCTTGCGGTTCCACCCTTCGGTGAACCTAGGCATCCTCAAGTTCCTGGCGTTCGAGCAAGTTTTTAAGAATGCTCTAACAACGCTTGCCATGGGTGGTGGTAAGGGTGGTTCGGACTTCGACCCCAAGGGCAAGAGTGATCAGGAGGTCATGCGGTTCTGCCAAAGTTTTATGACCGAGCTGCAACGGCATATAGGACCTAACACAGACGTGCCAGCTGGGGACATCGGTGTCGGAGCACGTGAGATCGGCTACATGTTCGGCACATACAAGCGGATACGTAACGAGTTCACTGGCGTACTCACCGGCAAGAGCCTGAACTGGGGGGGGTCACTGATCCGCCCCGAGGCGACCGGTTATGGGGCAGTATATTTTGCCGCCGAAATGCTAGCGGTTCGCGATGAGACCCTTGAGGGCAAACGTTGCCTCGTATCCGGGTCCGGCAATGTTGCTCAGTATGCTATGGAGAAACTTCTTGATCTTGGCGCCATACCGGTGACCTGCTCGGATTCCGGCGGTTGTATTTACGATGAAGAGGGGATTACACGTGAAAAACTCACCTACATCATGGAACTCAAGAATATTCGGCGCGGCCGGATTTCAGAATTTACCGAAGAATATCCCCAGGCAATCTACACACCTGCCGATCCAGGGTTGGATCACAATCCGCTCTGGTCGTTCCCTGCTGATTGCGCATTCCCTTGTGCCACCCAGAACGAACTTAATGCGGTAGATGCTCAAAAGATGGTGGGCAATGGCGTTTGTCTCGTCAGCGAAGGTGCCAACATGCCGACCGAACCAGAGGGTATAAAAATTTTCCGCGAGCACAAGATCCTCTACGCTCCCGGCAAGGCGGCGAATGCCGGAGGCGTTGCTGTCTCTGGGCTTGAGATGGCCCAGAACAGCATGCGTCTGAGCTGGCCACGCGAAGAAGTTGATACCCGCCTGCAGCAGATTATGAAAAACATTCACTCGAATTGCTACGAGACAGCCGAACGCTACGGCATGCCTGGCAATTACGAAGTGGGTGCCAACATCGCCGGCTTCCTCAAGGTCGTCAATGCCATGATCGATCAGGGGGTAGTCTGA
- the carA gene encoding glutamine-hydrolyzing carbamoyl-phosphate synthase small subunit: MKAILALEDGRTFEGEAFGHTGTTTGEVCFNTSMTGYQEVITDPSYRGQIVTMTYPLIGNYGVNPEDAESSQPHIRGFVIGELSPIASNWRSRQSLPDYFSEHKIIGIEGVDTRALTKHLRSAGAMRSCISTELSAEDAITAAQQSAPMAGSDFVKEVSTPESYVWHGESRQWTIPSPSTGQVGNYIELPEIKYNIVAFDFGIKWDILRHLRQGGFNVTVVNSRTTAEEVLAMNPDGVFLSNGPGDPAALDYIHAEVKKLLGKTPMFGICLGHQILTHAFGGSTYKLKFGHRGGNQPVKDLRTGKISITAQNHGFASDPDSLPDNVEITHINLNDQTVEGFRHKDLPAFSVQYHPEAAPGPNDATYFFSEFAELIEQAR; this comes from the coding sequence ATGAAAGCAATCCTCGCACTCGAAGACGGACGCACATTTGAAGGTGAAGCCTTCGGCCACACTGGAACCACCACCGGAGAGGTTTGCTTCAACACCTCAATGACTGGTTATCAGGAAGTTATCACCGACCCCTCCTACCGTGGCCAGATCGTCACCATGACCTATCCGCTGATCGGCAACTACGGGGTCAACCCGGAGGATGCCGAGTCCAGCCAGCCTCACATCCGTGGCTTTGTCATCGGTGAGCTCTCCCCGATCGCGTCGAACTGGCGCTCGCGCCAGTCGCTGCCGGATTATTTTTCCGAACACAAAATCATCGGGATCGAAGGGGTCGACACCCGCGCCCTGACCAAGCACCTGCGCTCGGCGGGCGCCATGCGCTCATGTATCAGCACCGAACTCTCGGCGGAAGATGCCATCACAGCCGCCCAGCAATCAGCTCCCATGGCGGGCTCTGATTTTGTCAAAGAAGTATCCACCCCGGAAAGCTACGTCTGGCATGGCGAGTCACGCCAGTGGACCATCCCCAGCCCCTCGACCGGACAAGTCGGCAACTACATCGAGCTTCCGGAAATAAAGTACAACATCGTCGCCTTCGACTTCGGTATCAAATGGGACATCCTCCGCCACCTCCGCCAAGGTGGATTTAACGTCACTGTAGTCAACTCCCGCACCACCGCCGAGGAAGTGCTCGCCATGAACCCGGACGGCGTTTTCCTCTCCAATGGACCCGGCGACCCCGCGGCCCTGGACTACATCCATGCCGAAGTCAAAAAACTACTCGGCAAGACCCCCATGTTCGGGATCTGCCTCGGCCACCAGATCCTCACCCACGCCTTCGGGGGCAGCACTTACAAACTTAAGTTCGGCCACCGCGGCGGCAACCAGCCGGTCAAGGACCTACGCACCGGAAAAATATCCATCACCGCGCAGAACCACGGTTTTGCCTCTGACCCCGACTCCCTCCCGGACAACGTCGAGATCACCCACATCAACCTCAACGACCAGACCGTCGAGGGGTTCCGCCACAAGGATCTCCCCGCCTTCTCCGTCCAGTACCACCCCGAGGCCGCCCCCGGACCCAACGACGCCACCTATTTCTTCTCCGAGTTCGCTGAGCTTATCGAGCAGGCTCGATAG
- a CDS encoding adenylosuccinate synthase gives MNTIICGLQWGDEGKGKIVDYLTETADVVARGQGGNNAGHTVIANDTKYVLHLVPSGILWEGKTCIIGNGVVMDPVGLCKEIFNLETAGIPVPAEKLLISDRAHIVLPYHCELDAAREAALGKNKIGTTKRGIGPTYADKANRIGLRLADMLEEGTARELIAIRLDDANEILEKHGLPTFTVDQVWAAVAPAIERLRPHVTNTIPVLHKAWKDGKTILFEGAQGSFLDVDFGTYPFVTSSNTTSGGACTGSGLPPTAIDRVVGVCKAYTTRVGSGPFITENDEISDYFHARGMEFGATTGRPRRCGWLDMVLIRYACMVNGVTDLAVTILDGLDERESILVCVAYDIDGQRHEFPPANRAAWNRAQPVYEELPGWQTDTTGARSWDDLPENARAYLTRLGELAGAPVSYIGNGPKREQTIVV, from the coding sequence ATGAACACCATCATTTGCGGTCTCCAATGGGGAGACGAAGGAAAAGGCAAAATCGTTGACTACCTCACCGAAACGGCTGATGTCGTTGCACGCGGCCAGGGCGGCAACAACGCCGGCCACACCGTCATTGCCAACGATACCAAATACGTCCTTCACCTCGTCCCGTCAGGCATTCTCTGGGAAGGCAAGACCTGCATCATCGGTAACGGCGTCGTCATGGACCCCGTCGGGCTTTGCAAGGAAATCTTCAACCTCGAGACAGCTGGCATCCCTGTCCCTGCGGAAAAACTGCTGATCTCCGACCGCGCTCACATCGTGCTCCCCTATCACTGCGAGCTTGATGCCGCCCGCGAAGCAGCGCTCGGCAAAAATAAAATCGGCACCACCAAGCGCGGCATCGGTCCAACCTATGCCGACAAGGCAAACCGGATCGGCCTACGCCTCGCCGATATGTTAGAGGAAGGCACCGCCCGCGAACTCATTGCCATCCGCCTCGATGATGCCAACGAGATCCTGGAAAAACACGGTCTGCCTACGTTCACCGTCGATCAGGTCTGGGCAGCGGTCGCCCCCGCCATCGAACGACTCCGCCCCCACGTCACCAACACCATCCCTGTTCTCCACAAGGCATGGAAAGACGGCAAAACCATCCTCTTTGAAGGTGCCCAGGGCTCTTTCCTCGATGTCGATTTCGGCACCTACCCCTTTGTCACTTCTTCTAACACCACCTCGGGCGGCGCCTGCACCGGCTCCGGCCTGCCACCGACCGCCATCGACCGCGTCGTCGGTGTCTGTAAAGCCTACACCACCCGCGTCGGCTCCGGCCCGTTCATCACTGAAAACGACGAAATCTCTGATTACTTCCACGCCCGCGGCATGGAGTTCGGCGCCACCACCGGCCGCCCCCGCCGCTGCGGCTGGCTCGACATGGTTCTGATCCGCTACGCCTGCATGGTCAACGGAGTCACCGACCTCGCCGTCACCATTCTCGACGGCCTCGACGAGCGTGAAAGCATCCTCGTCTGTGTCGCCTACGACATCGACGGGCAACGCCACGAGTTCCCACCCGCCAACCGCGCCGCCTGGAACCGTGCCCAGCCGGTCTACGAAGAACTCCCCGGCTGGCAGACCGATACCACTGGTGCCCGCTCCTGGGACGACCTTCCTGAAAACGCACGCGCCTACCTCACCCGCCTCGGCGAACTCGCCGGAGCACCGGTCAGCTACATCGGTAACGGGCCCAAACGCGAGCAGACGATTGTGGTCTAG
- a CDS encoding ATP-dependent DNA helicase RecQ: MAAVREPLEALKEFFGFDGFLDGQEEVVDQILSGQDGLVVMPTGGGKSLCYQLPAMCLDGVTLVVSPLIALMKDQVDALQKKGIPATMINSTLGWPEQRDRIDRMRSGEYKLVYIAPERFRAESFMAALKDINVSLFAVDEAHCLSQWGHDFRPEYMRLGKVLEKMGRPQALALTATATPIVRKDILGVLALRDPFETVSGFSRPNLSLAITSVDKHTAKYARLREIISNWKTGIVYCSTRKRVEEVAETLFGWGVKCIAYHGGMNEKERERTQNEFISRKADVAVATNAFGMGIDRSDVRFVAHFEIPGSVEAYYQEAGRAGRDGDEAYCELFFNYADTRTQEFFIEGANPGYQQICNIYQFLQNDADENFEVRRTMDEMAEGAGMKNGMAVGSALAVLMRGGYVERFDIPGKRMKGTRLKRPDVLVRDLDINREALEEKERRDRQKLDAMVQMCYGRQCRQQAILEYFGEDNAGTCGTCDVCSDAFGGDARTAKNDAEELIVRKALSGVARMSRKTANGWEGRFGRGRVVQMLMGSKSQEILRVRLNTLSTYGLLKEMGTAYLNELFRAMHDAGLVFTQKGEYPLLTLTPLGEKVMLGKSRCRIVWPERHAPTAMAGGEGVVLEEFDFDSRLYSRLKDLRAALAREDGIPPYLVFPNKTLECFTRLRPQSMEAGMRIKGVGTVKAGKYLQPFIDEIAKH, encoded by the coding sequence ATGGCAGCTGTGCGAGAGCCCCTGGAGGCATTAAAGGAGTTTTTCGGCTTCGACGGATTCCTCGACGGGCAGGAGGAAGTGGTGGACCAGATCCTGTCGGGGCAGGATGGTCTGGTGGTGATGCCGACAGGTGGTGGTAAATCGCTTTGCTACCAACTTCCCGCCATGTGCCTTGATGGCGTGACGCTCGTGGTGTCGCCCCTCATCGCCCTGATGAAGGACCAGGTGGATGCCCTTCAGAAAAAGGGCATACCGGCCACGATGATCAACTCGACCCTCGGGTGGCCCGAGCAGCGGGACCGGATCGACCGGATGAGGTCGGGGGAGTATAAGCTGGTTTACATTGCACCGGAAAGGTTTCGCGCCGAGTCATTCATGGCGGCGCTCAAGGATATCAACGTATCACTTTTCGCCGTCGATGAGGCCCACTGCCTGAGCCAGTGGGGGCATGATTTCCGTCCAGAGTATATGCGCCTCGGGAAAGTGCTGGAGAAAATGGGCCGCCCCCAGGCACTGGCACTCACGGCCACAGCAACGCCGATTGTTAGAAAAGACATCCTCGGTGTGCTCGCCCTGCGTGATCCGTTCGAAACGGTGAGTGGATTCAGTCGACCCAACCTGTCGCTGGCGATCACATCGGTGGACAAACATACGGCGAAGTATGCCCGGCTCAGGGAGATCATAAGCAATTGGAAAACGGGGATTGTGTATTGCTCCACCCGCAAGCGTGTTGAGGAAGTGGCGGAGACCTTGTTTGGCTGGGGGGTCAAATGCATCGCTTACCACGGTGGTATGAATGAGAAGGAGCGGGAGCGGACGCAGAACGAGTTTATAAGCCGCAAGGCGGATGTGGCGGTGGCAACCAATGCCTTTGGTATGGGCATTGACCGGTCGGATGTGCGTTTTGTGGCCCATTTTGAAATCCCCGGCAGCGTGGAAGCCTATTATCAGGAAGCCGGGCGGGCGGGCCGGGACGGCGACGAGGCCTATTGCGAGTTGTTTTTCAACTATGCCGATACGAGAACACAGGAATTCTTTATCGAGGGTGCCAACCCGGGGTACCAGCAAATTTGTAACATCTATCAGTTTTTGCAAAATGATGCTGATGAGAACTTCGAAGTCCGCAGGACCATGGACGAGATGGCGGAGGGGGCAGGGATGAAAAATGGCATGGCTGTCGGCTCGGCCCTGGCGGTCCTGATGCGCGGCGGCTATGTCGAGCGTTTTGATATCCCTGGCAAGCGCATGAAGGGGACGCGCCTCAAGCGCCCGGATGTGCTTGTCCGCGACCTGGACATCAACCGGGAGGCACTGGAGGAAAAAGAGCGCCGCGACCGGCAGAAACTCGATGCCATGGTGCAGATGTGTTATGGTCGGCAGTGTCGGCAGCAGGCGATCCTGGAGTATTTTGGTGAAGACAACGCCGGCACCTGCGGCACCTGTGATGTCTGTTCGGATGCCTTCGGCGGCGATGCGCGGACCGCCAAAAACGATGCCGAGGAATTGATCGTCCGCAAGGCGCTGAGTGGCGTTGCAAGGATGAGCCGGAAAACAGCCAATGGCTGGGAGGGCCGGTTTGGGCGTGGCCGGGTCGTACAAATGCTGATGGGCAGCAAATCCCAGGAGATTCTAAGGGTCCGCCTCAACACGCTGAGCACCTACGGTCTACTCAAGGAAATGGGCACGGCGTATCTGAACGAACTGTTTCGCGCCATGCATGACGCCGGACTGGTGTTTACCCAGAAAGGTGAATACCCCTTGCTGACGTTGACACCACTCGGGGAAAAAGTGATGTTAGGTAAGTCGCGCTGCCGGATCGTCTGGCCGGAACGGCATGCGCCCACGGCAATGGCCGGCGGAGAGGGGGTCGTGCTGGAAGAGTTTGATTTCGACTCCAGGTTGTATTCCAGGCTCAAGGACCTGCGCGCGGCGCTGGCCAGGGAGGACGGTATACCTCCCTATCTGGTTTTTCCTAACAAGACACTGGAGTGTTTTACCCGGTTACGCCCTCAAAGCATGGAGGCGGGAATGCGTATCAAGGGAGTAGGGACGGTCAAGGCGGGGAAGTATCTACAGCCTTTCATCGATGAGATAGCCAAGCACTGA